ATGCTGACTTTTTAAGTTTTTCTGATAATTCTTTAATATGCAATCTGCGCTCTTTAAGGATATTTAAAGGGTTTTTGAGAAAAAGCCTTTTTCTCAAATGTGAAATATTAATATTAAATATATCAATTTTTCTAGTTATAGTTTCATGCATATTTTCTACAAGGTCGTTAATACGTATTTTTTTGTTTTCAACTAATCTTTTTGGAGATACTTTTTCGATATTCTTAATTAAATGCAAAAGATTGTTTTTCTTATTCGAAATTAACTTAGCGGACGCTGATTTCAAGCGTAAGTCCAATGATTTTAACTGTCTTATAAGCTCTGACTTTACTGGAACTACAATTTCCGCAGCATTAGATGGAGTTGAAGCACGTATGTCGGCAACAAAATCTGCTATAGTAAAATCCGTTTCATGTCCTACTGCACTTATTATCGGAATTTTTGAATTATAAATAGCTCTTGCTGTAATCTCTTCGTTGAAAGCCCATAAATCCTCAATACTTCCGCCGCCTCTTCCAACTATTATTACATCTATTTCTTCTGGACTAATAACACCTTCTATAGCTTTTTTAGCTGCCAAATAGGCTAGATAACTTGTAGGTTTATCTGAAATATGACGCTCTTTAATTCCCGTTCGTTGCACAATCCATTCATTTGATGTATCAACTATTTTTTCAAGATCAAAATTTGTTAAAATTTTATCTGGCAAATAAGAACCAATAGAAACAATTTTAGATCGCATTTTCCACACCTCTTTGAATATACTTTAGTACTGAACATTTTTCAATAGCTTCTTCAATTTTTGTATTTATATCAAGGCTTGCAAACTTTGCAGCTTTTAAAATGGCATTTTTTATCGCATAAGCTTTGCTTCTACCATGACTTACAATGCAAGCACCATTTACACCTAATAAAGGTGCACCCCCAAATTCTGCATAATCAGTTTTCTTTTTTAACATTCTAAATGCTGGTTTTGATAGTAAATAGCCAATCTTGTATACCAAACTTTTAGAAATTTGTGCTTTTAAAAATTCTCCAATTATAGTAGGAACAGACTCGGATGTTTTTAAAATAATATTACCTACAAAACCATCACAAACGGCTACATCTATTTTATCTGAAAATATTTCGTTACCCTCTATGTTTCCGTAAAAATTTAAAGCTGATGATTTAATTAAATCATAAGCTTTAATTACGAGGCTATTACCTTTGCCTGGTTCAGAACCATTACTGATTAAGCCTACTTTGGGTTTGTTTATACCAAGCATATGTTTAATAAAAACAGAACCCATAATACTGAACTCAAGTAAATGAATAGGCTTACAATCAACATTTGCTCCCGCGTCTAAAAGCAAAACACTACCATTGACAGTAGGCAATAAAGCACCTATCGCAGGTCTTGAAATACCCTTTAGTTTTCCCAAAACCGTCATAGCAATGGCCATAACAGCTCCAGAATTTCCCGCGCTTATAAAAGCGCATGCTTTACCATACTTAACAAGTTCCATACCTACATGCATTGAAGAATTTTTCTTTCTTATAGCTACGCTTGGTTTATCGAACATAGTAATTATGGTTGGTGCGTCTTTTACGGTAATTTTTTGTGATACATTTGAGCTAAAATCTTTAGAAATATCTTCTATACTTTTTTCAAGCTCATTTTCTTTACCAACTAGCACTATATCTAAATTAAATTCTTTGGCAGCAAGGAAAGCTCCTAAGATTACTTCTTTTGGAGCATGATCACCGCCAAAGGCATCTACGGCTATTGGTTTCATTCTTCAATTTTGAGGATTTCCTCATCTTTATAGTAACCACAAGATGGACACACAGTATGTGGTAATTTCACAGCACCACATCGTGGACATTTTGACATAGCAGGCATACTTGCTTTTTTGTGTGTTGCTCTTTTTGCAGCTCTAGAATGACAGGATTTTCTTTTTGGTTGAGCCATTTTTCTCTCCTTTATAATATTTCTATTGAACTAAAAAAATATGGTATCTCAAAATCAGCCGATTCTTTAGAATCAGATCCATGTACAGCGTTTTCTTCTATATTTTTTGCATACAAAGCCCTGATTGTGCCAGGCTGAGCTTTAGCTGGATCCGTAGCACCCATTAAATTCCTGTAATCAGCAATCGCATTTTCTTTTTCTAAAACCATAACAATTATGTTACCGCTCGACATAAATGTCGTAAGCGAGTCATAAAACGGCCTATTCTTGTGTACAATATAAAAACCTTCAGCTTGTTTTTTGGTTAAACGAATTTTTTTCATAGCTTTAATTTCAAAGCCGTTTTCCTCAAGCATAGCTATAATTTTACCGCTATAGCCAGCTTTTACTGCATCTGGTTTAATTATTGACAGTGTTTTTTCCAGCATCTTTTAGTTCTCCTTTTTTAGATTCATTATTAGAATTTGATTTAGAATTATTTTTGTAATCTGTAACATACCATCCGGACCCTTTAAGCTCAAAAGAAGTATGTGAAATGATTTTTTTTAATGTATTAACTGCACCACAGAGCGGACATGAGTTTGGAGCTTTAGAACCTATCTTTTGCATTAACTCAATTGTTTGTCCACAAGCAGAACATTTATATTCATAAATGGGCATCTTTAATCACCTCATGTAATTTAGAATTAAAAAATTCTTCTTCTATATCTAAATCGAGTATTTTTATATTAGATTTTTCTCCACTTAAAATTTTAATAGCAGATTTTTTAATATCAAAAAAAGAGGATATTAGTGAAACCACGGCTTTATTAGCCCTACCCTCCTGTGCAGGTTTTGAAACTTTAACTTTCAAAAACCCTCCTTCCATACCGCAAACTAAATCTCTCTTAGCATTTGCTATTACTTTCAAGTGCACAATCATAAAAAAACCAGCCTACAAACTATCATAATTTTTTTTATCAGTCAATATAATATCTACATAATATTCTAATAAACACCTTCCTTTTTTAATACAACAACAAATGTTTTAACAATAATAATTATATCAAGCCATAAAGACCAATTAGTTACATACCATGTATCCATTTTTATGCGAAAATCGTAACTCGTATCGTTTCTACCACTTACCTGCCACAAACCTGTAAGTCCTGGATTTACCATATAGTAAAACTTTGCATATTCTCTGTAATATTTTTCAACTTCTTCTTTCACAACAGGCCGTGGACCTACAAATGACATTTCGTTTTTGATAATATTTATTATCTGCGGCAACTCATCAAGTGAAGTTTTCCTTAAAAAATTACCTACTTTAGTTATCCTTGGATCATTTTTTAACTTAAAAAATTGATTCCACTCATGTTTTAATTGCTCGTTGTTTTCAAGTAAAATCTTTAGGCGTTCTTGTGCGTCTTCATACATGCTTCTAAATTTATAAATTTTTATTATTTTACCATTTTTTCCAATACGCTCATGTTTAAAAAAAATAGGACCTTTTGATGTAGCTTTTATAGCTATACTTATAAAAATTAATGCTACTAAAAATAATGGAAATATAATAATTACCAATATAAGATCAAAAACTCTTTTAAGGATTTTGTTTGCGACAGATTCTAAATTATTTTTTGTATGAATAAATAAAAGTTTCTGAGAAAAATTGAAATTAACTTTTGTATTGAAAATAGATAATCCATCGAAACTTGGTATAACTATTACATTTTTAAAGATTGTTTGAAGACTCGTTAAATCAACCTTTGAATTGCATGCAGATATTATAAAAACCGTATCAATACAGTTAGATTTAATTTCCGAAGAAAGTTCGATAAATGATCTAATAACTTTTTTATCATTAATGTATTTTGTATTTGATTTTTGATCAAAAAAAGCTATAGTGTTATAACCTAAATAATGCTGACAATCTAACGATTTTTGAAATGATAATGCTTGAGAACAAGTACCACAGATTACTACATTTTTTTGCCAGAGTTTGATTTTAAATAGAAAAAATTTTGATAATGCATGAAAAAAAGAAAATATAACCAGACCATACAACCAAAATAAAAATATCAAGAGTCTTGAAAACAATAAACTGGATTTAGTTATAGAAACTAGTGAAAGTATAATAACCACAATAATTGTTATTGAGTTAAATATTTTCTTAACATCTTCCCAAATATCATAACGTTTTGTGTAAATACCCTCATAATAAAACAAGAAAAATACAACAAAAAAAACAAAAAAATACTCGTAGTAATAAGAAAACGGTTTTTTATATTGAANNNNNNNNNNGACGATAAAAGCAATAAAATCAAAAAAAGCTATTATTAAGATTGAAATATATTCTTTAGTTTTATTTTTCATAGTAATTTTGCAAAAAATCAATTAAAGCATTTTGCCAATCTCTAATTTCAACATTTAAATTCCCGCAAAAAAGTTCGTTTGACATAGCACTAAAAAATGGCCTATTTGCTTTAAGATTAAATATTGACCTATCTACTGGATACAAAAATTTATTGATACCAAGCAAAGAAAGTGTCAGCTTTGCCCACTCAAATCTCGAACAAAAACCACTGTTAACCAAATGATAAACACCTCTTAAACCTTTATTTATTGCAATTAAACTATAATAAGCAATATCATAAGCACTTGTTGGAACAGAAAATTCATTATATGCAATTTTTAGATATTCATTGTTTTTACACCAACCCATAAGTTTTGATATAAAGTTGTTTTTTGAGTTACCATAAACCCAGCTGGTACGCAAAATTAAGCATTCACTTTGAGACTCCAATAAAAATTTCTCGCCTAAAAGTTTGGATTTTCCATATTCATTTAGCGGGTTTGGTTTATCATTTTCACAATACAAACCACACTTTGAACCATCAAACACATAATCAGTACTATAATGAACAAAAAAACTGCCAAATTTTTTAGATAAATCTGTCATATGAGCTACTGAAAAAGCATTTACTTTAAAGCCTTCAAAGTAATTTACCTCGCACTCATCCACTAAATTGTATGCAGAAGCATTTATAACAATTCTTGGTTTAAAGGTTTCAAACACATTTTTTAGTTGAAGATAATCTGTTACATCACACTGTTTTCTGTCTAAAGCAATAAATTTTTTATTTTCTTTTTCAAACCAAAATTTAAAAGCTTTTGCAAGCTGGCCATTGCCACCAAAAACCAATATCATTTGTATGCCTCAAACTCTAAAAAACTTTTAAGAAGCATATCTTTTTGTGATACGATAGGTTTAAATACTTTCCAATCAATATTAAGCGTTTTGTCATTAAAAATCACGCCATCTTCGCAGTCTGGACAATACTCATTTGAAGCTTTGTAATGGACAATTGCAGTATCACTTAACACAACAAACCCATGCAAAAAGCCTTCTGGCACATACAAAATATGCTGGTTGCTATCATTTAGCTCAAAAGATAACCAGCTACCAAACGTGTTTGAGTTTAGCCTCACATCAACTATAACATCCAGTATCTTGCCTTGGACGCATCTTACAAGCTTTGATTGTGGTTTTGGTTTTCTTTGTAGATGTAACCCTCTTATAACACCTTTTTTTGAAAAAGAAAAATTATCTTGAAAGAAATCTTCACTAATGCCTGCTTCTAAAAACTGGCTTTTTTTGTAAGTTTCTAAAAAAAAACCTCTCTCATCAAAAAATACTTTAGGTTTTATAAGCAAAACACCACTTATATTAGCTTTTTCAAACTCAAATGGCATAAAACCTCCATTTTAAGCGATTTTATAAGCAAAAAACTTTAATACATCTTTAAGTAAAAACTGAGGAAGCAACTCAAATCTACCTGATTTAGCAATAAAACTAAATTGATCAGTAATATAGTTTAAACCTTCTTTGGTAGTTTTACCAAATGTTTGTGTAATCCAATTTTGTGATTTATAAAACTTACCTACAGCCAGGTAACGCTCAAATTCTTCCTTTAAGCTATAATTATGGGAGTGATAAACGCAAGCTTTGCTATCATAATACACAGCCCATCCTGCAATCAAAACTTTTGCAGCCATATATACATCTTCACCAAAATCCAATTTTGGAAAACCGCCTAGACTTTGCACTACATCCTTTTTATATGCTGAAAACGAGTTAGAGTTAAATGCTAATTTTACACCATACACATCTTTTTTATCAAAAGTCTTTTTTATAGAGTAATTTGGATAATTAAAGTATCTTAAATGTTTAGAAAAAGCATCTGCATTTTTATGAGGCAATTGTCTACCATAGACAATAGCTACATCTTTTTGATCAAAATTTCTAATTAGCTTTGCAATTGAGTCTTTACACAAAATAGCATCTTGAGTTAAAAATACAACTATATTAAATTTTGCCAGATTAAGTCCTAAATTTCTAGTTAAACCATGATTGAAATTTGCTCTTTTAATTACATAAACTCTATCTGTAAAAGCATTTGCAATTTTTTGCGTATTATCATCCGATGAACTATCTATTATAATAATATCTTTAATATCTTCCTGTCTTAATCTTAAAAGAACAGCAGCTATTGTTTTTTGCGCGTTTAATGTAGGAATTACAACAGATACATTCATATGAGTTCTTATAGCCTATTAACAGTAATTTTTCAAGCATTATTTTAAAACCTATACAAAGCAATTGCACTTGACACAATTTAAATAGTATATTACAATCCAAAAAAAAAGCGGAGGTTTGTATGGCAAAAGTTACAGTAGATCAGTCAACATGCATTGGTTGCGAAGTATGTGTTGATACAGCACCTGATGTATTTGAAATGGTTGATGGAAAAGCTCAGGTAAAAAATCCTGATGGCGCTTCTATTGATGTTATCAAAGAAGCAGCTGAAGCATGTCCAACTGAATCTATCAAAGTAGAAGAGTAAATAAAAAAGGGGAAGTTTTCCCCTTTTTTATTAAATAAACGGATTATTTGATAATTCGTGTTTTATGGTTGTCTTTGGACCGTGCCCTGGGTAGACAACACATTCATCGTCTAAAGTAAGTATTTTTTTAAGTGAATTCATTAGTTGGTTATAATTTCCAGTTGGTAAGTCATACCTGCCTATCGATTCATAAAATAGTGTATCTCCGCTAAAGAGCACATGATTATCTTTGTTATACAAACAAATTGAGCCAACAGTATGTCCGGGTGTTTCAATGACAATAAATTTAATATCGCCAAGATTGATTTCGTCGCCTTCTTTAAGCAAAATATCAGCTTTTGGCGACTTTTTAGCATCGATCATAAATAAATGAGCATCAATATAGGCATCTTCTAAATATTTTGCATCATTTATACCAATTGCAAGAGGTATATTAAAAGCAATCTTTATATCCAGGTTAGCACCTGTATGATCAAAATGGTAATGAGTATTAACTATTAGTTTTGGGTGTAATTTTTTTTCTTCAATAATATTTATTATTTTTTTTGCATCACTACCTGGATCAATTATAATCGCCTGTTTGTTATTATGCACTATATAACAGTTTGTTTCCAGTACACCAACAACTAAGGTTTCAATTTCCATATTTTTAAATTATAACCAACAAATAGTTGAAATTCAAATGTTAATTTTATATACTTTGCTTAATTAACATGTTGGAGGAGTAATGCATTTAGACAGGCTTTTTGATAAAGCTTTGGAAAAAAATATAGACTTTAACAATGCAATGGATATTTTAAAAACACCACAAAATGCCATGCTGGATCTGTTTAGCGTTTCAAACAAATTAAGACAATTTTTTAAAGGAAATACAATAAGTTTGTGTTCGATTGTAAATGCAAAAAGCGGACGTTGCAGCGAAAACTGTGCTTTTTGTGCACAATCGGCTCACTTTAATACAAATATTGAATCTTACGATTTTCTACCACCAAGTACTATTGAACAAAAAGCAAAATACATTGCAAATTATCCAGTTGAGCGCTTCAGCATAGTAACAAGTGGACTTAGCTTAAATAACAAACAGGATTTTGAAAATCTTAAAAATTCTATCAATAAGATTTCAAAATTAGCTTTGATACCTGGTGTATCAATTGGTTTGCAAACAAAAAATCAGCTTCTTGAGTTAAAAAAAGCTGGACTTTTGGAGTTTCACCACAACTTAGAAACCTCAAGGGAATTTTTTCCAAAAATCTGCACAACGCACAGCTACGATGATGATGTAAATACTGTAAAAGTTGCAAAACAGCTAGGTTTTTATGTTTGCAGCGGAGGTATATTTGGCATAGGCGAATCTTTAGAAGATAGAATTAGTCTTGCTTTTGAGCTTAAAAATTTAGATGTTGATTCTATACCCATAAATTTTTTGATTAGTATTAAAGGTACACCACTTGAAAACCAAAAACCTCTTGAACCATTTGAAGCGTTAAAAATTATATCCATGTTCAGATTTATAATGCCAGACAAAGATATAAGAGTATGTGGTGGTAGAGAACATGTTTTAAAACAACTTCATGCGCTAGTTTTTTTTGCTGGAGCAAATGGAATAATGGTAAGTGATTATTTAACACAAAAAGGTCGCAGTATTCAAGATGATCTGGATATGATTAAATATCTTGGCTTAAATGTAAATCCTCAACGCTTTTAATCTCAATATAAACTTCTGGGAGCGATTTCAAAAAAATTTTACCATAAGATTTTTTTAACAACCTGTTATCTGCAATAATAATAAAGCCAGTATCTTTTTTTGTTCTAATCAATCTGCCAAACCCCTGTTTGAATTTAAGTATTGCTTTTTGAAGAGAATAATCTATAAATGCATTTTTACCTTTTTGTGCAAAGTTAGCGTACTTTGCTTTTTCAATCGGGTGTGTGGGTACTTCGAAAGGTAGTTTTGTAATAATTACGCAAGATAGATTATCTCCTTTTATATCAATTCCTTCCCAGAAACTATTTACACCAAAAAGTATAGTTTTGCTTTTAAAAAATACTTTTTGCATATTGTAGTTATCCATAAAACCTTGTTTTAAAACATTATAACCAAAATCATTGAGTAAGGTATTTGTTTTATTGTAGACTTCATTTAAAGTTTTATATGATGTAAAAAGCACTAAAATTCCTTTATTAAAGTTTGATGCAACACTCAAAACCAACTTTGCAATATCTTCTTCATAATTGTTACTTTGTGGGTTATTTATATTGTTTATTACAAAAAGTCTGGCTTGTTTTTTATAGTCAAACTCCGTTTTAAATGTTTTTTCAAATGCATCTTCTATACCCAGAATGTTTTTTATAAAACTAAAATCACTATTAATAGAAAGTGTAGCAGAAGTAAAAATTATACTTTCAACTTTTGGATATAAATTTTTTCTTAGCAAATCAGCAAAATTTAAGTTTGTGATATTGAATAACATCACGTCTTTAAATCTTTCAAGCCAGTAAACACATGATAGAGCATCTTGATTTGCAAAAGATTTAAGTATTTTGAGATTGAAATTTAATTTATCAATAATAGCTTTAAAATCAATACTTAGCTCAATATCAATCCTGTCTTTAAAACTAACAAAATCAAATACAAGCTGTTCTTGTAATTTTAAGATATTCAGTAAATATGTCTTTGCAAACTCTTCGTCATAGTTTACGCTAAAATCAATCAAATTAGAAAGTTTTAATAATTCTTCTTTGATACCATCCATTGTCTTTGTAGCATTACTTATTAGCTCAAATAGTCTTAATTTACCCATAATATTAAAAAAATTTTTAATTGCATTTAGCTGGTCATAAAAATTAAATGATAATGTCGCAAAGCTTGTTAGATTTTTTTCAATATTATGGGCTTCATCAAAAATAATCACATCAATTGTATCAAATACTTCTCCTATCTCAAACAAATCACTAAAAACAAGGTGATGATTTGTGATAACGATATCAGCATCTTTTAGTCTTGATCTTGCATTGAAGAAAAAACAATTCCGAAATTGCGGACAAAAACGTCCCATACAAGAATCCTTATCAGATTTTATTTGTTCAAATAAACCTTCTTCAAGCAAGTCGAATTCATCTTTTGTACCATTTTTTAAACCTGATAAAAACGATTTAGGGTCATCTATATTGCTAAATATACTCGCTGCATATGCATAAAATTTTCTCTTGCAAGCATAATTTTGTCTACCAAGAGCTATTTCAAATACAATATCGCCAAAAATCTCTCTAATTACAGGTATATCTTTCAGGATAAGCTGTTTTTGAAGGTTAATAGTACTCGTTGCAATAATTGTTTTTTTCTTAAATTTTTTTGCAAATAAACTTGCTGCAACAAGATAAGCAAAACTTTTGCCAGTACCTGTTGGTGCTTCAATTAAACCTATTTGTCCGTTTAACATCAAATGATATATATCTTTTGACATTTCTATCTGAGATTGTCTTTTCTCGTAGTTATCAACTTTCTGGCGTAGAATTTCAAAAATTTCGTCTATACACATAAAGCTAATCTAAATTAAAATAATTCTTATGTCAATAGTTAAACTTGAAAGTAGGCAAAAAAATGCTAATATAACAAGGGGGTGAAATATGTCACATTTAATTTTAATAAGACATGGTCAATCAATTTGGAACGATAAAAATTTATTTACCGGGTGGGTAGACATTCCTCTTAGCCAAAAGGGCATTTTTGAGGCATTAAATGCAGGTGAAAAGCTCTCAAAATTTAACATAGATATTGTGTATACTTCAAAATTAGCAAGGGCTATACAAACAGCACTAATTTTACTATCAAAACTTGACACGCAAAAAACACCCGTTATTATTCACACAAAAGGAAAGATGAAAAAATGGTCAAACTATGCAAGCAGTATCGAAATAATACCAATTATACAAAAAAAAGAATTAAATGAGCGATATTATGGCACACTACAGGGTTTAAACAAAAAAGAAGTAGGTTTAAAATATGGCGAACAACAGTTAAAACTCTGGCGCAGGAGCTTTGATGTAGCACCACCTGGTGGAGAATCGCTAAAAGACAATCTGAAACGCACACTACCTTTTTTCAAACAAAAAGTTGTCGAACAACTGGAAGATGGTAAGGATGTTTTAATTGTAGCTCATGGAAATAGCTTGAGAGCTATTACAAAATACATAGAAAATTTGGATGAAAACCAAATTATAAAAGTTGAAATACCAACTGGCACACCTATTGTTTATAATTACGAAAACAAAATATTTAAAGACAAGGTTATTTTATGATTAATAAACTAAAAGAATCCTTAAAAATCAACAAAATAGAGCTATTAGAAGTTCAAAGTTTTGTTTTTTTGGCTGAAATTGGGCTTGATATTTCAAAAGATTACGACTGCTTAGGCAACACTGGCTTTGTGAAAGCTCTCAGTGTATCAGCTGAAAGTGCTCAAGCTATAATAGACATTGATAAAAAAGAAAAATTAGAAAAAATAATGAATGTTCAAACACTCTACATTTTATTTAGCTTTAACGATATAAAAGAAAACCTCATCGAAGCCTATAATCTTGCAAAGCAAAAAAAACCAGGTGCATATTTTATTTTTGTTTCACAGGAAAGCAAAACAGCCGATATAGAAAAAACACTTGTAAGTGGTGTACAAGGACCAAAAAAAGTAATTTTTGTATGCGAAAAATAGAAGATTACTCAAGCGATATTGCAATAATAATAAAATCTAAAACCAAAAAAGGACTAATAAAAGAAGCAATATATGCTTGTTTTGAATACCTATTGGGCAAAAAACCTATGTTAGGTAAAGAAAAAAAAGTTCTCTTTTTTGAAATAAAAGGTAACCTGGAAGACGGTATAGTTGATGCGTTAAATTTTTTTCTAAAGACATTTTATATTGAAAAATATGTCCCATATAGAATTTATGTAAAAGAAACAAAAGAAAAAAATTTTGAAATTAAAGCTTTTGCACGTTTGTTTAACGGTAATTTAATCCATTACATAAAAGCCGCAACATACCTGGATAATAAAATATTCCAAAAAGGCGATATGTTTACTTTAAAGGTAGTTTTTGATGTTTAATATTGAAAAAGTTACAGATTACTTCTATAAAATCAAAACAAATACTGTTGATATAGAAATTTACGCAAACAAAACAATTCTAAAAAAAATTGAAGAAGATGATACTTTAAAACAGGCTTTAGATATAACAAAACTACCTGGCATAAAAAAAGTTTTACTAATGAGCGATGCACATCAAGGCTATGGTTTTCCCATAGGAAGTGTTGCTGCTTTTGATTATGAAGAAGGTATCATATCACCTGGCGGTGTTGGATATGATATAAATTGCGGTGTTAGAGCTATTAGCTTAAATGTTGATGTTGAAGAAGTGCAAAAACACGCGGAAAAGATTCTATATGGACTATATGCACAAATTCCAAAAGGCGCTGTAAGTGATAAGGCAATCTACTATTTAAACGAAAAAAAACTCAGACAGGTAACATTTGAAGGTGCTGAATTTGCAATAAAAAATGGTTTTGGAGAAAAACTGGACCTTCAGGCAATAGAAGATAATGGTCGTATAGAAATTAACAATGATTGTCTTACAAATGATGCTATAGAAAGAGGAAAAACAGAGCTTGGATCGCTTGGTAGTGGTAATCATTTTTTAGAAATCGATAAAGTTGAAGAGATATTCGATAAAAAAATAGCCAGTGCTTTTGGTATTTATCAGAACTACCCTATCTTACTCTTACATACAGGCTCAAGGGGTCTTGGTCACCAAATTGCAATTGACTATTTAAGATTATTTAAAGAAAGCGCTAACCAAAAAAAATTATCGTTTCCAAATAAAGAACTTACCAGCTTACCATTTTCTGACAAATTAGCTAAAGATTACTTTGAAGCAGCAAATCAAGCTGCAAATTATGCTTTTGCAAACAGGCAAATTTTAGGTTTTAAAGCTTTACAGATAATTTTTGAGATTTTAAAAAAGCCCATTAACTACACATTAATTTACGATATTGTTCATAATATCGCAAAAATAGAGCAACATAACATAAATGGCAAAAACCAAAAATTAATAATCCACAGAAAAGGTGCAACACGGGCATTTTATGCAAAACACTCAGCTTTAAAAAATTCACGTTATTTTGATACAGGTCATCCCATCCTTATACCAGGTACAATGGGTAGTAACTCTTATATTTTAGTTGCCAATGAGTCAGATCAAACTCTAAATAGTATATGTCATGGTGCAGGTAGAATCCTGGGCAGAAGGCAAGCCATAAAAACACTAAAAAATCAAGACTTAATAACTCAATTAAAACAAAAAGGTATACTGCTTCTTGGAGATTCAAAAAAAAGCTTGCTTGAAGAAGCACCCCTAGCCTATAAAGACATAGATGAAGTTATTGATATAACGATAAAAGCCAACATTGCCAAAAAAGTTGCAAAGCTTAAACCCCTACTTGTTATTAAAGGTTAACAATAAAGAGACCATTCATTACTCTGCGTCAAACCAGAATGAAAATGTGTAAAATATTTTAACTTTTTTAGGAGGTTTGACCAGTTATGAATTTTAGTGAACAGGAAACTCAAAAGCTACTCAAAGGTATTGATGTTAATGAGATTGTAAAAAGGATAGCATTGCAAAACAACTTTTTTGGAGAAGATGGTATATTTACCCCTTTGATAAAAACTATAGTTGAAAAAGCCATATCTGCTGAAATAGACTCGTTTATAGCTCAAGAACCTAATCTCCCGCCCCATATTAACTACTCATCTTAATAATTCTTTTTTTAAAGCATTTTTGTTATTTTTTCTT
This genomic window from Desulfurella sp. contains:
- a CDS encoding LUD domain-containing protein yields the protein MINKLKESLKINKIELLEVQSFVFLAEIGLDISKDYDCLGNTGFVKALSVSAESAQAIIDIDKKEKLEKIMNVQTLYILFSFNDIKENLIEAYNLAKQKKPGAYFIFVSQESKTADIEKTLVSGVQGPKKVIFVCEK
- a CDS encoding archease, which encodes MRKIEDYSSDIAIIIKSKTKKGLIKEAIYACFEYLLGKKPMLGKEKKVLFFEIKGNLEDGIVDALNFFLKTFYIEKYVPYRIYVKETKEKNFEIKAFARLFNGNLIHYIKAATYLDNKIFQKGDMFTLKVVFDV
- a CDS encoding RtcB family protein, whose amino-acid sequence is MFNIEKVTDYFYKIKTNTVDIEIYANKTILKKIEEDDTLKQALDITKLPGIKKVLLMSDAHQGYGFPIGSVAAFDYEEGIISPGGVGYDINCGVRAISLNVDVEEVQKHAEKILYGLYAQIPKGAVSDKAIYYLNEKKLRQVTFEGAEFAIKNGFGEKLDLQAIEDNGRIEINNDCLTNDAIERGKTELGSLGSGNHFLEIDKVEEIFDKKIASAFGIYQNYPILLLHTGSRGLGHQIAIDYLRLFKESANQKKLSFPNKELTSLPFSDKLAKDYFEAANQAANYAFANRQILGFKALQIIFEILKKPINYTLIYDIVHNIAKIEQHNINGKNQKLIIHRKGATRAFYAKHSALKNSRYFDTGHPILIPGTMGSNSYILVANESDQTLNSICHGAGRILGRRQAIKTLKNQDLITQLKQKGILLLGDSKKSLLEEAPLAYKDIDEVIDITIKANIAKKVAKLKPLLVIKG